A single region of the Ziziphus jujuba cultivar Dongzao chromosome 10, ASM3175591v1 genome encodes:
- the LOC107412274 gene encoding uncharacterized protein LOC107412274 isoform X1, which translates to MKAFKALGKPAITAVLLGLLLMYYCPNSAFAASGGRVGGKVFSSRSSSSSSSKSYLSSPSSSSRLLSSSYSSRWLSSSSCSSQCLSDSVCKPSPLGFSGGGDGGVGVDDGSSRSFFMFLMVLAAFALVYRFLSNKFHGSVVTATEKTSVVLKLQVGLSGRARQLQRELNRIADIADTSSPKGLSYVLTETTVALLQHPDDCISGYSAVDLKRSMEDCEERFDQLSVEERGKFDEETLVNVNNIKRQRTSSQGDSGFSNEYIVITILVAAKGVHKLPVIRGSENLKEALQKLGSIPSSRILAVEVLWTPQNENDCLSEQELLEDYPLLRPLSVHDGDMGRC; encoded by the exons ATGAAAGCGTTTAAGGCATTGGGAAAGCCTGCGATCACGGCGGTTTTGTTGGGTCTGCTGTTGATGTACTACTGCCCAAATTCTGCATTCGCCGCCTCCGGCGGCAGGGTCGGCGGTAAGGTGTTTTCTTCGCGCTCGTCTTCCTCCTCATCGTCGAAGAGTTACTTGTCGAGTCCGTCGTCTTCGTCGCGATTGTTGTCGTCTTCATATTCGTCGCGGTGGTTGTCGTCGTCGAGTTGTTCAAGCCAGTGCCTTTCGGATTCGGTGTGTAAGCCGTCCCCATTAGGGTttagtggtggtggtgatggtgggGTTGGAGTGGATGATGGGTCGTCGAGGAGCTTCTTTATGTTCTTGATGGTTTTAGCGGCTTTTGCTTTGGTTTACAGGTTTCTTTCGAATAAGTTCCATGGTAGCGTTGTTACTGCCACCGAGAAAACTAGTGTTGTTCTCAAGCTCCAg GTTGGGTTGTCGGGAAGGGCGCGACAGCTGCAGAGGGAACTTAATCGGATTGCTGACATCGCTGATACATCTTCTCCTAAGGGTTTAAGCTATGTGTTGACAG AGACAACGGTTGCCTTGCTTCAACACCCTGATGATTGCATTTCAGGTTATTCAGCT GTGGATCTAAAGCGGAGTATGGAGGATTGTGAGGAACGCTTCGATCAACTTTCTGTTGAAGAACGGGGTAAATTTGACGAAGAGACACTTGTCAAtgtaaataacataaaaaggcAACGCACATCAAGCCAGGGGGATAGTGGATTCAGCAACGAGTACATAGTG ATTACAATTTTGGTGGCTGCTAAAGGAGTACATAAGTTGCCTGTCATCAGGGGCAGTGAGAACTTGAAGGAAGCTTTGCAAAAGCTTGGCTCTATTCCCTCCAGCAGAATACTT GCCGTAGAAGTTTTGTGGACCCCTCAAAATGAAAACGACTGTCTATCAGAGCAAGAACTACTTGAAGATTACCCACTTCTGAGGCCTTT GAGCGTTCATGACGGAGACATGGGAAGGTGTTGA
- the LOC107412253 gene encoding uncharacterized protein LOC107412253, giving the protein MAAASLLLEANPLRWKQSFPILLPRRKFCLVQPAKLNGGFKVEQVSGKFSVRCFSASKKHLVGLDNCSGLASKQNRRNPFEIVADTIVKALKALRKPAIAVVLLGLLLMYDPNSALAASGGRVGGKAFSSRSSSSSSRSYSMPRTSSPGFSYSVPYYAPSPFGFGGGGGGFYVGPAFGVGVGAGSSFFLFLVGFAAFVLVSGFLSDRSDGSVLTATEKTSVLKLQVGLLGMARVLQRDLNRIADAADTSSPEGLSYVLTETTLALLRHPDYCISGYSAVDLKRSMEDGEKRFNQLSIEERGKFDEETLVNVNNIKKQSTSSQRASGFSNEYIVITILVAAEGVHKLPAINGSGDLKEALQKLGSIPSGRILAVEVLWTPQNENDSLSERELLEDYPLLRPL; this is encoded by the exons ATGGCAGCAGCTTCATTGTTGCTTGAAGCCAATCCATTGAGGTGGAAGCAGAGCTTCCCGATTCTACTGCCTCGTAGAAAATTCTGCCTTGTCCAACCAGCTAAATTGAACGGAGGTTTCAAGGTTGAGCAAGTTTCTGGTAAATTCAGCGTTAGATGCTTCTCGGCTTCGAAGAAGCATTTGGTTGGTTTGGATAATTGCTCTGGCTTGGCTAGCAAACAGAATCGGAGAAACCCATTTGAAATTGTGGCTGATACGATAGTGAAAGCGTTGAAGGCATTGAGAAAGCCAGCAATTGCGGTGGTTTTGTTGGGTTTGTTGTTGATGTACGACCCAAATTCGGCATTAGCCGCCTCTGGCGGGAGGGTCGGCGGTAAAGCTTTTTCTTCGCgctcgtcgtcgtcgtcgtcgagGAGTTACTCGATGCCAAGGACTTCAAGCCCTGGCTTTTCGTATTCGGTGCCTTACTATGCACCTTCCCCATTTGGGTTTGGTGGTGGCGGTGGTGGGTTTTACGTGGGGCCGGCTTTTGGGGTCGGAGTGGGTGCTGGGTCaagcttctttctcttcttGGTGGGTTTCGCGgcttttgttttggtttctgGTTTTCTTTCCGATAGGTCCGATGGTAGCGTTCTTACTGCAACCGAGAAAACTAGTGTTCTCAAACTTCAG gttgGGTTGTTGGGAATGGCACGAGTGCTTCAGAGGGATCTTAATCGGATTGCTGATGCTGCTGATACATCTTCTCCTGAGGGTTTAAGCTATGTGTTGACAG AGACAACACTAGCCTTGCTTAGACACCCTGACTATTGCATTTCAGGTTATTCAGCT GTGGATCTGAAGCGGAGTATGGAGGATGGTGAGAAGCGCTTCAATCAACTTTCTATTGAAGAACGTGGTAAATTTGATGAAGAGACACTTGTCAATGTAAACAACATTAAAAAGCAAAGCACATCAAGCCAGAGGGCTAGTGGATTCAGCAATGAGTACATAGTG ATTACAATCTTGGTGGCTGCCGAAGGAGTACATAAGCTGCCTGCCATCAATGGCAGCGGGGACTTGAAGGAAGCTCTGCAAAAGCTTGGCTCCATTCCCTCCGGCAGAATACTA GCAGTAGAAGTTTTGTGGACCCCTCAAAATGAAAACGATTCTCTATCAGAGCGGGAACTACTCGAAGATTACCCGCTTCTGCGGCCTTTGTAA
- the LOC107412274 gene encoding uncharacterized protein LOC107412274 isoform X2, with translation MKAFKALGKPAITAVLLGLLLMYYCPNSAFAASGGRVGGKVFSSRSSSSSSSKSYLSSPSSSSRLLSSSYSSRWLSSSSCSSQCLSDSVCKPSPLGFSGGGDGGVGVDDGSSRSFFMFLMVLAAFALVYRFLSNKFHGSVVTATEKTSVVLKLQVGLSGRARQLQRELNRIADIADTSSPKGLSYVLTETTVALLQHPDDCISGYSAVDLKRSMEDCEERFDQLSVEERGKFDEETLVNVNNIKRQRTSSQGDSGFSNEYIVITILVAAKGVHKLPVIRGSENLKEALQKLGSIPSSRILAVEVLWTPQNENDCLSEQELLEDYPLLRPFWWLIVDVG, from the exons ATGAAAGCGTTTAAGGCATTGGGAAAGCCTGCGATCACGGCGGTTTTGTTGGGTCTGCTGTTGATGTACTACTGCCCAAATTCTGCATTCGCCGCCTCCGGCGGCAGGGTCGGCGGTAAGGTGTTTTCTTCGCGCTCGTCTTCCTCCTCATCGTCGAAGAGTTACTTGTCGAGTCCGTCGTCTTCGTCGCGATTGTTGTCGTCTTCATATTCGTCGCGGTGGTTGTCGTCGTCGAGTTGTTCAAGCCAGTGCCTTTCGGATTCGGTGTGTAAGCCGTCCCCATTAGGGTttagtggtggtggtgatggtgggGTTGGAGTGGATGATGGGTCGTCGAGGAGCTTCTTTATGTTCTTGATGGTTTTAGCGGCTTTTGCTTTGGTTTACAGGTTTCTTTCGAATAAGTTCCATGGTAGCGTTGTTACTGCCACCGAGAAAACTAGTGTTGTTCTCAAGCTCCAg GTTGGGTTGTCGGGAAGGGCGCGACAGCTGCAGAGGGAACTTAATCGGATTGCTGACATCGCTGATACATCTTCTCCTAAGGGTTTAAGCTATGTGTTGACAG AGACAACGGTTGCCTTGCTTCAACACCCTGATGATTGCATTTCAGGTTATTCAGCT GTGGATCTAAAGCGGAGTATGGAGGATTGTGAGGAACGCTTCGATCAACTTTCTGTTGAAGAACGGGGTAAATTTGACGAAGAGACACTTGTCAAtgtaaataacataaaaaggcAACGCACATCAAGCCAGGGGGATAGTGGATTCAGCAACGAGTACATAGTG ATTACAATTTTGGTGGCTGCTAAAGGAGTACATAAGTTGCCTGTCATCAGGGGCAGTGAGAACTTGAAGGAAGCTTTGCAAAAGCTTGGCTCTATTCCCTCCAGCAGAATACTT GCCGTAGAAGTTTTGTGGACCCCTCAAAATGAAAACGACTGTCTATCAGAGCAAGAACTACTTGAAGATTACCCACTTCTGAGGCCTTT TTGGTGGCTCATTGTCGATGTGGGTTAG
- the LOC107412222 gene encoding probable serine/threonine-protein kinase WNK9, producing the protein MNGLTDLEPDCSEFVEVDPTGRYGRYNEILGKGASKIVYKAFDEYEGIEVAWNQVKLYDFLQSPEDLERLYCEIHLLKTLKHKNIMKFYTSWVDTANRNINFVTEMFTSGTLRQYRLKHKRVNIRAVKHWCRQILRGLHYLHSHDPPVIHRDLKCDNIFVNGNQGEVKIGDLGLAAILRKSHAAHCVGTPEFMAPEVYEEAYNELVDIYSFGMCILEMVTFEYPYSECTHPAQIYKKVVSGKKPDALYRVKDPEVRQFVEKCLATVSLRLSARQLLNDPFLQIDDCEYDLRPVDCGRDLDDLGPHIRQPLFDLHRSGSSFSNGFSNGYSNGFGFEAQSEWGYQPVEIEPCGIELFEHHDDEHCEDTGISIKGKRREDGGIFLRLRISDKEGRIRNIYFPFDIEMDTALSVATEMVAELDITDQDVTGIADMIDGEIASLVPEWQPGPGILETPHFANQNFCLNCASNHTSSGSFMEFLSKNPGAKNLQVLQCCRHGCASMHGRFEEITYQADESEHHATEVAPKVSSQLNFLHYQEIWGLHESRELSSVGSGRSHSDEEYEKIDHSIDHLKDEKVNKLDDNNKSNGINSLQNLSGSRSLSSMASLSHDLSDTYEKDKRQELRWLKAKYQMELRELRDQQLGCVPNSSNDGSKDEILENGFMSSLLLNSLQKGNGVLLQSSADDPQFSLNCRDSVYKSSNLEIKRAQHSKALKSPNANAEDMVTARSFYTGSLLPNSLHRTVSLPVDAVDI; encoded by the exons atgaatGGTCTAACCGATCTTGAACCAGATTGCTCTGAGTTTGTTGAAGTTGATCCGACTGGCAGATATGGCAGA TACAATGAAATCCTTGGCAAAGGAGCTTCAAAGATAGT TTACAAAGCATTTGATGAGTATGAAGGGATTGAAGTTGCTTGGAACCAGGTCAAGCTTTATGATTTCCTGCAAAGCCCTGAAGATCTTGAGAGGCTTTACTGTGAAATTCATCTCCTAAAGACATTGAAGCATAAGAACATTATGAAGTTCTACACTTCTTGGGTTGATACTGCAAATAGGAACATCAATTTTGTGACTGAAATGTTCACTTCTGGGACTCTCAGACA GTACAGGCTAAAGCACAAGAGAGTTAACATCCGAGCTGTGAAGCACTGGTGTAGGCAGATCTTGAGAGGGCTTCACTACCTGCATAGCCATGACCCTCCTGTGATCCACAGAGATCTTAAATGTGACAATATCTTTGTCAATGGGAATCAAGGagaagtgaagattggtgatctTGGTCTAGCAGCAATCCTCAGAAAATCTCATGCCGCTCACTGCGTTG GGACGCCAGAGTTTATGGCTCCCGAAGTCTACGAAGAGGCATACAATGAATTAGTTGACATTTATTCATTTGGGATGTGCATTTTGGAAATGGTCACTTTTGAATATCCATATAGTGAATGCACTCATCCTGCTCAGATCTACAAGAAAGTTGTTTCT GGGAAAAAACCAGATGCTTTGTACAGAGTTAAGGATCCAGAAGTGAGACAATTTGTTGAGAAATGCTTGGCAACTGTCTCTTTAAGGCTCTCTGCGAGACAACTTTTGAACGATCCTTTTCTCCAAATTGATGATTGTGAATATGATTTGAGACCAGTCGATTGCGGGAGAGACTTAGATGACCTGGGTCCACATATAAGGCAGCCTTTATTTGATCTTCATCGAAGTGGTAGTTCCTTTAGCAATGGCTTTAGCAATGGATACTCAAATGGTTTTGGCTTTGAAGCCCAAAGTGAATGGGGATATCAACCTGTTGAGATTGAACCATGTGGAATCGAACTTTTCGAGCACCATGATGATGAACATTGTGAAGACACCGGCATAAGTATTAAAGGGAAGAGGAGAGAAGATGGTGGCATCTTTTTGAGGCTTAGAATTTCAGATAAAGAAG GCCGTATAAGAAACATCTATTTCCCATTTGACATTGAGATGGATACAGCATTGAGTGTTGCAACTGAAATGGTTGCGGAACTAGATATTACTGATCAGGATGTTACAGGAATAGCGGACATGATTGATGGGGAAATTGCTTCCTTGGTTCCGGAATGGCAACCAGGACCTGGTATATTGGAAACACCGCACTTTGCTAATCAAAACTTCTGTCTCAATTGTGCTTCCAACCATACCTCCAGTGGTTCCTTCATGGAGTTTCTTTCGAAGAACCCTGGTGCCAAGAACTTGCAGGTTCTTCAATGTTGTAGACATGGATGTGCGTCGATGCATGGTCGTTTTGAGGAGATTACATATCAAGCCGATGAGTCTGAGCATCATGCTACGGAAGTTGCACCTAAAGTTTCAAGCCAGTTGAACTTCCTGCATTACCAAGAAATTTGGGGACTGCATGAAAGTCGAGAGTTGAGTTCAGTAGGCTCTGGACGGAGCCATTCTGATgaagaatatgaaaaaattgatCACTCTATAGACCATCTGAAGGATGAGAAGGTTAATAAATTGGATGACAATAATAAGTCCAATGGAATAAATTCCTTACAGAACTTATCTGGTTCACGATCTTTATCCTCGATGGCTTCACTCTCTCATGACCTCTCAGACACATATGAGAAGGATAAGCGACAGGAACTGAGATGGCTCAAAGCAAAGTATCAGATGGAACTGAGGGAGCTTAGAGATCAACAATTGGGATGTGTCCCAAATTCTTCCAATGATGGAAGCAAAGATGAAATATTAGAAAATGGGTTCATGTCATCTTTGCTATTAAATTCATTACAAAAAGGCAATGGCGTTCTCTTGCAATCTTCTGCTGATGACCCACAATTTAGTTTGAATTGCCGTGATAGTGTCTATAAGAGTTCTAATTTGGAAATCAAAAGGGCTCAACATAGCAAAGCCTTGAAATCTCCTAATGCTAATGCAGAGGATATGGTGACTGCCAGGAGTTTCTACACTGGTTCACTGCTTCCAAACTCTCTTCACAGAACAGTTTCCCTCCCAGTTGATGCTgttgatatataa
- the LOC107412236 gene encoding small ribosomal subunit protein eS24z — MADKAVTIRTRKFMTNRLLSRKQFVIDVLHPGRPNVSKAELKEKLARIYEVKDPNTIFVFKFRTHFGGGKSTGFGLIYDSVENAKKYEPKYRLIRNGLATKVEKSRKQLKERKNRAKKIRGVKKTKASDAAKGGKKK; from the exons ATGGCGGACAAGGCAGTGACCATTCGTACCAGGAAATTTATGACAAACAGGCTTCTCTCAAGAAAGCAATTC GTCATTGATGTTCTTCATCCTGGAAGACCTAATGTCTCCAAG GCTGAGCTCAAGGAGAAATTGGCGAGAATTTATGAGGTGAAGGACCCCAATACAATCTTTGTTTTCAAGTTCCGAACTCACTTTGGTGGTGGAAAATCTACTGGATTTGGATTGATATATGATTCTGTTGAGAATGCAAAGAAATATGAGCCAAAATATAGGTTAATCAGG AATGGACTTGCTACTAAGGTAGAAAAGTCAAGGAAGCAGctgaaggaaaggaaaaacagAGCTAAGAAGATCCGTGGAGTTAAGAAG ACAAAGGCTTCAGATGCTGCCAAGGGTGGCAAGAAGAAGTGA
- the LOC107412238 gene encoding small ribosomal subunit protein eS24z, with product MVNTVQIRTTKFMTNRILSRKQFVLHLLHPGRPNISKAELKEQLSRMYEGTNPNVIFVFGFRTKFGGGKSTGFGLIYDSIEHAKRYEPKHRLNRNGLAPKIEKPRKQLKERKNSAKKIRGVKKTKASDAAKGGKKK from the exons ATGGTTAATACAGTGCAAATTCGCACCACGAAATTCATGACAAATAGGATTCTCTCAAGAAAGCAATTC gttcttcatcttcttcatcctgGAAGACCCAATATCTCTAAG GCTGAACTGAAGGAGCAGTTGTCGAGAATGTATGAGGGGACGAACCCAAATGTAATCTTTGTTTTCGGGTTCCGTACTAAATTTGGTGGTGGAAAATCTACTGGGTTTGGATTGATATACGATTCCATCGAGCATGCAAAGAGGTACGAGCCAAAGCATAGGCTAAACAGG AATGGACTTGCTCCTAAGATAGAAAAGCCAAGAAAGCAGctgaaggaaaggaaaaacagTGCCAAGAAAATCCGTGGAGTAAAGAAG ACAAAGGCTTCAGATGCTGCCAAGGGTGGCAAGAAGAaatag